The Candidatus Tanganyikabacteria bacterium genome includes a window with the following:
- a CDS encoding amidohydrolase: protein MKIDLHTHMLPAGWPDLAERFGAYGDWPSLHIAGACGRMRAGGKFFRDVDDRCWDAGRRLEDCDRDGVSLQVLSTVPVMFCYWAKAADAHALSQLLNDHLAEVCREHPGRFAALGTVPLQDGELAIAELERCVRDLGMPGVQIGTHVNGANLDDERLFAFFARAAELGAAVFVHPWDMLGKERMGRYFLPWLVGMPAETSLAICSLLFGGVLARLPALRIGFAHGGGAFPMSLGRIDQGWHARPDLCAGHIKEPPSAYLRRLFVDTLVHDPEVLRYLIRLFGADRVALGTDYPFPLGEDRPGALIAGMPDLDAATREALLAGTALDFLGLRVAAS, encoded by the coding sequence GTGAAGATCGACCTCCACACCCACATGCTGCCGGCCGGATGGCCGGACCTGGCCGAGCGGTTCGGAGCGTACGGCGACTGGCCGAGCTTGCACATCGCCGGGGCCTGCGGGCGGATGCGAGCGGGCGGCAAGTTCTTCCGCGACGTGGACGATCGCTGCTGGGACGCCGGCCGGAGGCTGGAAGACTGCGATCGCGACGGCGTCTCATTGCAGGTCCTGTCCACCGTGCCCGTGATGTTCTGCTACTGGGCGAAGGCAGCCGACGCCCACGCGCTGTCGCAACTACTCAACGACCACCTGGCCGAGGTCTGCCGCGAGCATCCGGGCCGCTTCGCCGCCCTGGGCACGGTGCCGCTCCAGGACGGCGAACTGGCGATCGCCGAACTCGAGCGCTGCGTCCGCGACCTTGGCATGCCGGGCGTGCAGATCGGGACGCATGTCAACGGCGCCAACCTCGACGACGAGCGGCTCTTCGCCTTCTTCGCCCGCGCCGCCGAACTGGGGGCGGCGGTCTTCGTGCACCCGTGGGACATGCTCGGCAAGGAGCGAATGGGGCGGTACTTCCTGCCCTGGCTGGTCGGGATGCCCGCCGAGACGTCCCTGGCCATCTGCAGTCTGCTATTCGGCGGGGTGCTGGCGCGGTTGCCGGCACTGCGCATCGGCTTCGCCCATGGCGGCGGCGCCTTCCCGATGAGCCTCGGGCGCATCGACCAGGGCTGGCATGCCCGCCCCGACCTGTGCGCCGGCCACATCAAGGAGCCGCCGAGCGCCTATCTCCGGCGGCTGTTCGTCGATACCCTGGTGCACGATCCGGAAGTGCTGCGGTACCTCATCCGGCTATTCGGCGCGGATCGGGTGGCCCTGGGCACCGATTACCCGTTCCCGCTGGGCGAGGACCGCCCGGGCGCTCTCATCGCCGGGATGCCGGATCTCGACGCGGCGACCCGCGAGGCCCTGCTCGCGGGGACCGCGCTGGATTTCCTCGGCCTGCGCGTGGCGGCGTCATGA